Within Gemmatimonadota bacterium, the genomic segment AAAAATCGTACTCAGCAGGTGCCACCTTGTTCCAGAACGTCGGAGGTTGTCGTTTCGTGAACTCGATCTTCACAATGGACTTAATACTCTTATACCCGTATTTCCACGGCGTGACCAACCGAATGGGTGCCCCGTGCTGTTTGGGCAACGCATGACCGTAAATACCCGTCGTGAGCAACGTCAGTTCATTCGTCGCCTCTTCCATTGTCAAGCCCTCAAAATAAGGCCACGGATACCAGGACTGCGTCTTGATGCCCGGTGCCTGATCCGGACGATTGAACGTCACCATCCGCACGTATTTTGCCGACGATTTGGGCTGTACATAATCGATCAACGCCTTCATTGGAAACCCCGTCCACGGCACCGTCATCGCCCATGCTTCCACGCACCGAAACCGGTACACGCGCTCTTCCAGCGCGAACCGCTTGAGCAAATCATCCAGGTCATACGTCCCGGCCTTCTCCACATAACCCGAAATCTCGATCTCCCAGGGGCGCACCTCAAACTTATCCGTCAACTCGTGAACCTTGCCCTTATTCGTGGTAAACTCGTAAAAATTATTGTACCGCGCAGCAACCTTCTCCTCCGTCAATTCCCGCTCCACCGTGTACTTTTCATTGCGCTTTGCCGGATACAAACCCGGTAGCGAGGGAGGAACTTCCACCTCAAACTCATCTTCTGCTGTCGCGCAACCTGCGCC encodes:
- the msrP gene encoding protein-methionine-sulfoxide reductase catalytic subunit MsrP, which encodes MAFIHIPKGWQLPEGEVTPEHIYLNRRRFMQAIGVAGASAVIGAGCATAEDEFEVEVPPSLPGLYPAKRNEKYTVERELTEEKVAARYNNFYEFTTNKGKVHELTDKFEVRPWEIEISGYVEKAGTYDLDDLLKRFALEERVYRFRCVEAWAMTVPWTGFPMKALIDYVQPKSSAKYVRMVTFNRPDQAPGIKTQSWYPWPYFEGLTMEEATNELTLLTTGIYGHALPKQHGAPIRLVTPWKYGYKSIKSIVKIEFTKRQPPTFWNKVAPAEYDFWSNVNPNVPHPRWSQATERLIGTMDRVPTRMYNGYGDYVAHLYG